In Haloarchaeobius salinus, the sequence ATTGTGAGGCGTCACGACACCTTTCGATTCTTTGTCTGCAGCGGCGTCCACGAGTTTGCTAATGATACCCGCCTCGAATGGGTTTGACTGTTGGCTCTCCTGCTCGTCATGGACGATTAACACCAGGGGATAACGTGGGTGCATTGCACGGCGAACTCCCGGCCGGTGCGACCCTTTGACATCTAGCTGATGATTGAGCCCAGAGCGGTACCGGATGCCATCGTCGCTGTAGATGAGTCGGCGGAGGAACTCGGCGACAACAGTATGACACCGGTACGTAATTTCGAGACGGTCAATAGGGACGAATTGTCCAGTTGGGACATCCACGAGTTCCAGATTCTCACCACCGCTGAAGTTGTCATCTTCGCTGAAGAGCCGGAAAAAGTCCATCGTGGACAGGAACGGCGCGATCTCCTCAACAATCCGCCTGTCCTCCCGGTCCCAGTCGTGCTGTTGAACCGGGGGCATCTGCCGGTGATCGCCCGATATCAGGATCTGTGCACCCTTTGTTGTTGAGGCCCCCGGGACTAACAGATCTGGGACCGGCATCATCGACGCTTCGTCAGCAGCTAATAGTTCGAAGTGGGGTTCAGTCCCGTCGTCATAGATCTTCTCAACAAGCTTGTAACCTCCCGAAGGAGTTGAGCACACCAGAATCCCTGAGTTCGTACTTCCACCAGCACCGAACGCATCGAGACTGCTCTGCCCACTCGTCAGGTCCCGCTTGATTTCCGAAATTGCTTCCTCGTCCGTATGGTAGTTGACGAACCGGGATTCGTCGTAGCGGTCTTCACGGACATCAACGTCGCGGCTAACTGCCCGGACGAGTTGTAGATCATCTAGAGGGTCGTCGTCCGTCCGTGGGCCACTCGCCCTCCATTGCTGGAGTAACGCGTCCGTTTTCTCTAAGAGGGCGTTCGTTGCGCGATTGGAGGGGGCAACGACGAGTCCGCGGAAGTCTTCATTGTCGTCGAGCCTAGCGAAGGCGCGAGCTAGCAGACCATAGGAGAGGGTGACCGTCTTCCCAGTACCCGGTGGGCCTTGAAGTACTGCAAATCGCTCTGCGTACCGCTGAATGAACTGACGTTGTTTCTCGTTCGGTGAATCTAATTGGGTCTCCTCGTCAATCCACGAGAGGAATTCGTTCGCTTTCCTTCGGTTGAATAATTCAATCTCAGCGGGGCTACTCATAACTACCCTCCATCAACTGCTCCATCGACTCGTAGATCGGCACTTCCTTCTCTTCGATGCTGTTGTACACTGTTTGACCGCTTTCAGCAGTCCATTCGTCGGTCTGCGGATCGAGAATTATTACGTCATCGGGCGCGAAGTGGACGAGATAGGGCCTTTCGCCGGCTTTGTGTTTGTCTTCGTGCCACGCTCGGTGTTCTCGGACGTAGTCGTAATCCGTATACTGGTTACTGCCGGGATGGAACCCGTGCGCAAATTCGCTCAAGTGGATCTGTATTTCTCGATCCGGAATATCGATATCCACAACCTCGACAGGGACACCCTGTTCGATAGTCTGCGGCGTCTTATTGTCCTCGTGCATATACTTTTCACCATTCCATTCAACATGGTTCGCTATCAGACGGCTGCCCGATGTCGTCCCTTCCGAGCCCTTGAGACGGCACGAATTCGCAATCTCACTTGGATTAGCGAACTCTCGCCTGTCGTAAACCAACTCCCCATACAGCATCTGTTCCTTCTCTCCCACCTGCTCAGTCCGTTTCACACGGACTATTGCGGTTCGGCCCGTCCGGACTCTTTCTCTCGGTGACTTTGCGTAGTGTCTGAGCTCTTCTTGGCGCTGTGAGAAGTGTTCTAGGTCGATGTAGTCTTGCGATGCCTGTCGCAGGTCGCTCTCACCTAGGGTGAACGACGGCAACTCGGGTAGCGGAATAGGCTTTTTACCGAGATACGCGTTGTGGTACTGTTCATTGTTGTAACCGAGCGCGCGCTC encodes:
- a CDS encoding DEAD/DEAH box helicase is translated as MSSPAEIELFNRRKANEFLSWIDEETQLDSPNEKQRQFIQRYAERFAVLQGPPGTGKTVTLSYGLLARAFARLDDNEDFRGLVVAPSNRATNALLEKTDALLQQWRASGPRTDDDPLDDLQLVRAVSRDVDVREDRYDESRFVNYHTDEEAISEIKRDLTSGQSSLDAFGAGGSTNSGILVCSTPSGGYKLVEKIYDDGTEPHFELLAADEASMMPVPDLLVPGASTTKGAQILISGDHRQMPPVQQHDWDREDRRIVEEIAPFLSTMDFFRLFSEDDNFSGGENLELVDVPTGQFVPIDRLEITYRCHTVVAEFLRRLIYSDDGIRYRSGLNHQLDVKGSHRPGVRRAMHPRYPLVLIVHDEQESQQSNPFEAGIISKLVDAAADKESKGVVTPHNAQRGRLRTKLRGRVDDDSVDTVERFQGGERDLIIVSATVSDPDYIRREAEFILSPERLNVAMSRMKKKLVLVVPRSLINVIPSDKEQYKSARKWKRMYEIITEEANKEPWSGTVSEMIGEVPERSSDASLNIYTVANLATDDG